One part of the Maribacter aquivivus genome encodes these proteins:
- a CDS encoding UvrD-helicase domain-containing protein — protein sequence MKNLSTKTDLSTLNDKQRAAVLSECNRLLVLAGAGSGKTKTLLHKINYLVDDKLVDAKNILAVTFTKNASNEMLDRLIVSADKTGYYEKFINTKGVSVAEKNKERQSFLKKFPWLDKLTVKTIHSLCYQIIKTDGVHVYDNKFKIVADHKSSNEFLGNTAEETVGEIIEKVTINLSSNKPFLLKLKRYILDYFVDFIHHYKEQEEFRPESKLFTTLKGDKVRSKSEQFIADWFYRNSIDYIYERQVRVEGKTFHPDFFIPQANVYLEHISNKSHPSFWKEGQMKIAGNTCIKTYDDATHNSAIFNKILDRVIKGKISDDLSSATVLHYDEEFSKFRKEIRKFFREVNEVRNKIVNSEKPIEQIINEASESDFERVRMFYELAIPIINEFSDYCTNKSYLDFDGLLTKSIQLLEEFPNIRERYQDRYKYILVDEFQDVNNLQVKLLDLLTKTSTQLFCVGDDWQSIYGFRGSEIGYIVNFKEHFEDSELLTLNLNYRSTDPIVCASTEAIKKNKFQIPKEIKAVKQGGQKIKIFYEEQEGQSNAFIWEAIETHIAEGINSEDILVLYRRTAMASDLIKALKNSGHKVQFRTIHSAKGLEAKVVFILGLHSNKGGFPDPWLQDKIYQVIKPTDYDDLLEEERRLFYVALTRAKDHLYLISKKGAVSDFIRDIPDEYIFFNQPENNNDSNKMVLCVNCESKLEDHYKFCPTCGNTVVEEVEIDADLTAKQKIEEIIRDLPFSAANDNKQKKEARIKYKRAYEPWAQEEDNILKSYFQSFSFEELSDLFGRTYNSIKSRIEHLKIK from the coding sequence ATGAAAAACCTATCAACCAAAACCGATTTATCCACATTAAATGACAAGCAACGTGCGGCTGTACTATCTGAATGTAATCGTCTGCTTGTTTTAGCAGGTGCCGGTTCTGGAAAAACCAAAACCTTACTTCATAAAATAAATTACCTAGTAGATGATAAGCTTGTAGACGCCAAAAATATTCTGGCAGTAACTTTTACTAAAAATGCTTCTAATGAGATGCTTGATAGGTTAATTGTATCCGCAGATAAAACGGGTTACTATGAAAAATTTATAAATACTAAAGGTGTTTCCGTTGCTGAAAAGAATAAAGAACGGCAGTCATTTTTGAAAAAATTTCCATGGTTAGATAAGTTAACAGTCAAAACAATACATAGTCTGTGTTATCAAATTATAAAAACCGATGGCGTACATGTATATGATAATAAATTTAAAATAGTAGCCGACCATAAGTCAAGTAATGAGTTTCTTGGCAATACAGCAGAAGAGACCGTTGGCGAAATCATTGAAAAGGTCACCATCAATCTGTCAAGTAACAAGCCGTTTCTCTTAAAATTAAAGCGCTACATATTAGATTACTTTGTAGATTTTATTCATCACTATAAAGAACAAGAGGAGTTTAGACCAGAAAGCAAGTTGTTTACAACTTTAAAAGGAGATAAAGTCCGCTCTAAATCTGAACAGTTTATAGCAGATTGGTTTTATCGTAATAGTATCGATTATATTTATGAGAGACAAGTAAGGGTAGAAGGTAAAACTTTTCACCCCGATTTTTTTATTCCTCAGGCAAATGTTTATTTAGAACATATTAGTAATAAAAGTCACCCATCTTTCTGGAAAGAAGGTCAAATGAAGATTGCAGGTAATACCTGTATAAAAACCTACGATGACGCCACACATAATTCAGCCATATTCAATAAGATTTTAGATCGGGTTATAAAAGGCAAAATAAGCGATGATTTAAGTTCGGCTACAGTGTTGCATTATGATGAGGAATTTTCAAAATTTAGAAAAGAAATTAGAAAATTTTTTAGAGAGGTAAACGAGGTAAGAAATAAGATTGTAAACTCTGAGAAACCTATTGAACAAATAATAAATGAAGCTTCAGAAAGTGATTTTGAGAGAGTTCGTATGTTCTATGAACTTGCAATACCAATCATTAATGAATTTAGCGATTATTGTACCAATAAATCATATTTAGATTTCGACGGTTTATTGACCAAGAGTATTCAATTGTTAGAAGAGTTTCCAAACATTCGTGAAAGGTACCAGGATCGATATAAATATATTTTGGTAGATGAGTTTCAAGATGTAAATAACCTACAAGTAAAATTACTTGATCTACTTACAAAAACGTCAACACAATTATTTTGTGTTGGTGATGATTGGCAGAGCATTTACGGTTTTAGAGGATCTGAAATAGGGTACATCGTAAATTTCAAAGAACATTTTGAAGATTCAGAACTGTTGACTCTCAATTTAAATTACAGAAGCACAGACCCAATAGTTTGCGCATCTACAGAGGCTATCAAGAAGAATAAGTTTCAAATACCAAAAGAAATAAAAGCAGTTAAGCAAGGTGGGCAAAAGATTAAAATATTTTATGAGGAACAAGAAGGACAATCAAATGCTTTTATATGGGAAGCAATTGAAACTCATATTGCCGAAGGCATAAACTCTGAAGATATTTTAGTGCTTTATAGAAGAACTGCAATGGCATCAGATTTAATAAAAGCTTTAAAAAATAGCGGTCACAAAGTTCAATTTAGAACCATACATAGTGCAAAAGGATTAGAGGCTAAAGTTGTATTTATTTTAGGCTTACACTCAAACAAAGGTGGGTTTCCTGATCCATGGTTACAGGATAAAATTTATCAAGTAATTAAACCAACTGATTATGATGATTTGTTAGAAGAAGAAAGAAGGTTGTTTTATGTAGCTCTGACCAGGGCTAAAGACCATCTGTATTTGATATCAAAAAAAGGTGCAGTTTCAGACTTTATTAGAGATATACCAGATGAGTATATTTTCTTTAATCAACCAGAAAATAATAATGATTCAAATAAAATGGTTCTATGCGTTAATTGTGAGTCGAAGCTAGAAGACCATTATAAGTTTTGTCCCACTTGCGGAAATACAGTAGTTGAGGAAGTTGAAATTGATGCAGATTTAACGGCGAAACAAAAAATAGAAGAGATAATAAGAGATTTACCATTTTCAGCTGCTAATGACAATAAGCAAAAAAAGGAAGCAAGAATTAAGTATAAGAGGGCTTATGAACCATGGGCGCAAGAGGAAGATAATATATTAAAAAGCTATTTTCAATCTTTTTCCTTTGAAGAATTAAGTGATCTTTTTGGTAGAACATATAACAGTATCAAATCTAGAATTGAGCATTTGAAAATAAAATAG
- a CDS encoding AAA family ATPase — protein MSGFRLLAIRPSNDCDKQFLKNLNQGDFYKFYQDYDFVIDEKENNVVEVKYKSSVPKSLYGENISVSAVVGKNGSGKSTIVELLSLFVFCLAKQLDLIKIEDFKESHRLSVKDQKRIDDEIKRFKLFNCEIYFLIDEEIHGLIKNKQGFESISYIKTLSNDQKEELFTLESKLDLSNLSKESEKNEFLTNSFFYSILANYSLYGLNTNETGIWLRSIFHKNDGYQTPIVLNPMRTEGKIDINRLTYLSKSRLLGNVFKELEEGQKEEDSLRSLVNNKIVHKITLQLDFTKFTIVDENNLKPGQKAIDIIDIDDKSIYLEYTERNKNRNKHDYFSLLIKAFFPENDFVDVSFSNSKIKRICKEYILKKVEDVIKKYPQFKAFKNRVFRVNTKQEIIEQCFSRLAVDFTHSTFKIRQALNFLVYDLYNLKNRSGHSYELSTTSKKGIVDKVNNKRKEILNSELKENEQLFEINPNESDIENNNKDSYRRHSLTNYLPPSFFEIDFEFKNEGSFKDLSSGEKQIIYSINSVVYHLINLDSIYSMDIEDGLSYKCFNIVLDEIELYFHPEFQRVFINELIKSINSFRGFNYNYNIIFLTHSPFILSDIPTSNILKLDKGNIQNNNREEETYAANVHDLLANDFFLENGFMGEYAKQKIKDLLRYLTYDEGKGDKIDNEKPKLKWNPILAEEFIKIIGEPLLKFDLRELYLSKFFKEERIDAEIERLQELKRTGRDDFN, from the coding sequence ATGAGTGGGTTTAGGTTGTTGGCAATAAGACCTTCAAATGATTGTGATAAACAATTTTTAAAGAATTTGAATCAAGGTGATTTTTATAAATTTTATCAAGATTATGATTTTGTTATTGATGAAAAAGAAAATAATGTAGTTGAGGTAAAATATAAGTCAAGTGTTCCAAAAAGTCTTTATGGTGAGAATATTAGTGTTTCAGCAGTTGTTGGAAAAAATGGAAGTGGTAAAAGTACTATTGTGGAGCTTTTAAGTCTCTTTGTTTTTTGTTTAGCTAAACAACTTGATTTAATAAAAATTGAAGATTTCAAAGAGTCTCATAGACTTTCTGTTAAAGATCAAAAACGAATAGACGATGAGATAAAAAGATTTAAACTATTTAATTGTGAAATTTATTTTTTGATTGATGAAGAAATACACGGCTTAATAAAAAATAAGCAAGGGTTTGAGAGCATTTCGTATATTAAAACATTATCTAATGATCAAAAAGAGGAATTATTCACTTTAGAATCTAAACTAGACTTATCAAATTTAAGTAAAGAGTCAGAAAAGAATGAGTTTTTAACAAATTCCTTCTTTTATTCTATTTTGGCTAACTATTCTTTATATGGATTAAATACAAATGAAACAGGAATTTGGTTAAGGTCAATTTTTCATAAAAATGATGGATATCAAACACCAATTGTTTTAAACCCAATGAGGACAGAAGGTAAAATAGACATCAATAGACTTACTTATTTATCAAAATCTAGATTATTAGGTAATGTTTTTAAAGAGCTAGAAGAAGGACAAAAGGAAGAAGACAGTTTACGAAGTTTAGTTAATAATAAAATTGTACACAAAATAACTTTACAATTAGATTTTACAAAATTTACAATTGTAGATGAAAATAATCTAAAACCAGGACAGAAAGCAATTGACATTATCGATATTGATGATAAGTCCATTTATTTAGAGTATACCGAGAGAAATAAAAATAGAAATAAGCACGATTATTTTAGTTTGTTAATAAAAGCATTTTTTCCAGAAAATGATTTTGTAGATGTTTCATTTTCTAATAGTAAAATTAAAAGAATTTGTAAAGAATACATTTTAAAGAAAGTAGAAGATGTTATTAAAAAGTATCCACAGTTCAAAGCTTTTAAAAATAGAGTATTCAGAGTAAATACAAAACAAGAAATTATAGAGCAATGTTTTAGTAGATTAGCTGTAGATTTTACTCATAGCACCTTTAAAATTAGACAAGCCCTTAATTTTCTAGTCTATGATTTATATAATTTAAAGAATAGAAGTGGTCATTCTTATGAGCTTTCTACAACGTCTAAAAAAGGTATTGTTGATAAAGTAAATAATAAAAGAAAAGAAATTTTAAACAGCGAACTAAAAGAGAATGAACAACTTTTCGAAATTAATCCTAACGAAAGTGATATAGAAAATAATAACAAGGATAGTTATAGAAGACATAGCTTAACTAACTATTTACCACCTTCCTTTTTTGAAATTGATTTTGAATTTAAAAATGAAGGCTCTTTTAAGGATTTAAGTTCTGGTGAGAAACAGATAATTTATAGTATTAATTCAGTTGTTTATCATTTGATAAATCTTGATTCCATTTATTCTATGGATATAGAAGATGGACTTTCATATAAATGTTTTAATATCGTTTTAGACGAAATAGAACTATATTTTCATCCTGAGTTTCAAAGGGTTTTTATTAATGAATTGATTAAATCTATAAACTCTTTTAGAGGATTTAATTATAATTATAATATTATTTTTTTAACACATTCGCCATTTATACTTTCAGATATTCCAACTTCCAATATTTTAAAATTAGATAAAGGAAATATCCAAAATAACAACAGGGAAGAAGAAACCTATGCTGCAAATGTACATGACTTGTTAGCTAATGACTTTTTTCTTGAAAATGGTTTTATGGGTGAATATGCTAAACAAAAAATTAAAGATTTACTAAGATATTTAACCTATGATGAAGGAAAGGGTGATAAAATAGATAATGAAAAACCGAAATTAAAATGGAATCCGATTCTAGCTGAAGAATTTATAAAAATTATAGGAGAGCCACTGTTGAAATTTGATTTAAGAGAACTTTATTTAAGTAAATTTTTTAAAGAGGAGCGGATTGATGCTGAAATAGAAAGGCTTCAAGAATTAAAAAGAACAGGAAGAGATGATTTCAATTAA
- a CDS encoding class I SAM-dependent DNA methyltransferase, with protein MSNITTNIKGIRDIMRKDTGVDGDAQRISQMVWMLFMKIFADKEEEWEITIDGYESPIPEKFKWQNWAADDEGRTGDELMEFINNELFPALKELDITISPQAQIIRSVFDDTYNYMKNGTLFRQVINVINEIDFNSTTERHLFNDIYETILKELQSAGSSGEYYTPRAVTQFMVDMINPQLGESILDPACGTGGFLTCTIDHLRGQVKTPKGRDVLQTSIRGIEKKPLPHLLCTTNLMLHGFDLPTVRRDNLLSKPYADWGAKDKLDIIVTNPPFGGVEEDGTETNFPKKFRTKETADLFLALIIKLLKNNGRCAIVLPDGTLFGEGMKTRLKEELLERCNLHTIVRLPNGVFNPYTGIKTNLLFFEKGTPTKEVWYYEHVYPKGVKSYNKTKPININEFDVEKAWWNNRKENPFAWKVSMEEIKKRGYNLDIKNPHQEVDTLASPEVLLEKFRATEEKISTIQDEIINVLTEALK; from the coding sequence ATGAGTAACATAACAACCAACATAAAGGGCATACGCGATATCATGCGTAAAGATACAGGAGTAGACGGAGATGCACAACGTATCTCTCAAATGGTGTGGATGCTTTTTATGAAGATTTTTGCCGATAAAGAAGAAGAATGGGAAATTACGATAGATGGTTACGAAAGTCCTATTCCTGAAAAATTCAAATGGCAAAATTGGGCAGCAGATGATGAAGGGCGTACAGGTGATGAATTAATGGAGTTTATAAACAATGAACTATTTCCTGCACTTAAAGAGTTGGACATAACCATAAGTCCCCAGGCTCAAATTATACGTTCGGTATTTGATGACACCTATAACTACATGAAAAATGGAACACTCTTCCGTCAAGTTATAAATGTCATTAATGAGATAGATTTTAATAGCACTACAGAGCGTCATTTGTTTAATGATATCTATGAGACTATTTTAAAAGAACTACAATCTGCGGGTTCTTCTGGGGAGTATTATACACCCAGAGCGGTTACCCAGTTTATGGTAGATATGATTAATCCACAATTGGGAGAAAGCATCTTGGACCCTGCATGTGGTACCGGTGGTTTTTTAACTTGTACGATAGACCATTTGCGTGGACAAGTAAAAACTCCGAAAGGCAGAGATGTTTTGCAAACTTCCATTAGAGGCATTGAAAAAAAGCCATTACCCCATTTACTGTGTACTACCAATTTAATGTTGCATGGTTTTGATTTGCCAACAGTACGTAGAGATAATTTATTAAGTAAGCCTTATGCAGATTGGGGTGCAAAAGATAAGTTGGATATTATTGTCACTAACCCTCCTTTTGGTGGAGTGGAAGAAGATGGCACGGAAACCAATTTCCCTAAAAAGTTTAGAACCAAAGAAACAGCCGATTTATTCCTAGCTCTAATTATTAAGCTACTTAAAAATAATGGACGTTGTGCTATTGTATTACCAGATGGTACTTTGTTTGGTGAAGGCATGAAAACTCGCCTTAAAGAGGAGTTGTTAGAACGTTGTAACCTACATACCATAGTACGCTTGCCTAATGGCGTTTTTAACCCTTATACAGGTATTAAAACCAATCTATTGTTTTTTGAAAAAGGAACACCAACCAAAGAGGTTTGGTATTATGAGCATGTGTACCCTAAAGGCGTAAAAAGCTACAATAAAACCAAGCCGATTAACATTAATGAGTTTGATGTAGAAAAAGCCTGGTGGAACAACCGTAAGGAAAACCCATTTGCTTGGAAGGTTTCTATGGAAGAAATAAAAAAGCGTGGTTATAATTTAGATATTAAAAATCCGCACCAAGAAGTAGATACATTAGCAAGTCCCGAGGTGTTGTTGGAAAAGTTTAGAGCTACCGAAGAGAAAATTTCTACTATACAAGATGAAATTATAAATGTGTTAACCGAAGCTTTAAAATAA
- a CDS encoding restriction endonuclease subunit S — protein MQLLKHFKELTVRLKNVEELKGLILQLALQGKLTANWREENPDIEPASELLNRIQKEKEELIREKKLKKEKLLPEISINETSYKLPNTWHWCRLQNIIKISSGKGLTSANMDKSGKVPVYGGNGITGYHNIGNVIKPTIVIGRVGFYCGSIHLTEKNAWVTDNAFITYYSEDNISRDFLLLLLSGTNLKEDENATAQPVISGRKVYPIVVSLPPLEEQKEIVNVVETLFKEVEQLEQLTVKRITLKEDFVTSALNQLTTNNANQEWTFLQEHFKSFFNETTNIKKLRETVLQLAVQGKLTADWRANNPEVEDASILLKRIQEEKVQLIKEKKIKKEKALPKITNEEIPYKLPDGWVWCRFYEIANIASNLVQPEGYLDYPHIAPNVIEKNNGILLPFKTIREDKVISYKHLFKPGHILYSKIRPNLNKLVKVDFEGLCSADMYPIDSYIFQDYLFLFMLSKEFLRQSVKNDTRVAMPKINQTELNKVIISIPPLEEQKAIVQKVNALMGLCDALEQEIQQSQAHSEQLMQSCLREVFEGERKMEEV, from the coding sequence ATGCAGCTACTAAAACACTTTAAAGAACTTACGGTTAGACTTAAAAATGTTGAAGAATTAAAAGGTTTGATTTTACAGTTGGCATTACAAGGGAAATTAACAGCTAATTGGAGAGAAGAAAATCCAGATATTGAGCCTGCTTCGGAATTGTTGAATCGAATTCAAAAAGAGAAAGAAGAACTAATTAGAGAGAAAAAATTAAAGAAAGAGAAATTACTACCTGAAATATCTATTAATGAAACTTCTTATAAATTACCAAATACTTGGCATTGGTGTAGGTTACAAAATATAATTAAGATTTCTTCGGGAAAAGGATTGACTTCTGCCAATATGGATAAGTCAGGAAAAGTCCCAGTTTATGGTGGTAATGGTATAACAGGATATCATAATATTGGAAATGTAATCAAACCTACAATCGTAATTGGTAGGGTGGGTTTTTACTGTGGAAGTATACATCTTACAGAAAAAAATGCTTGGGTAACAGATAATGCCTTTATTACTTATTACTCAGAGGATAATATATCACGAGATTTTCTTTTATTGTTATTAAGTGGTACAAACTTGAAAGAAGATGAAAATGCAACAGCTCAACCAGTTATTTCTGGCAGAAAGGTTTATCCAATTGTAGTTTCTCTTCCACCACTAGAAGAACAAAAGGAAATTGTAAACGTAGTAGAAACCCTTTTTAAAGAAGTAGAACAATTAGAGCAATTAACGGTTAAGCGTATTACTCTAAAAGAAGACTTTGTAACTTCTGCTTTAAACCAACTGACTACAAATAATGCTAACCAAGAATGGACTTTTCTACAAGAGCATTTTAAAAGTTTCTTTAATGAAACCACTAACATTAAAAAGTTACGAGAAACGGTTCTACAATTAGCCGTTCAAGGAAAATTAACTGCAGATTGGCGGGCTAATAATCCTGAAGTAGAAGATGCTTCAATTTTATTAAAACGAATACAAGAAGAGAAAGTACAACTTATTAAAGAGAAAAAAATAAAAAAGGAAAAAGCCTTACCGAAAATTACTAATGAAGAAATTCCTTATAAATTACCTGATGGTTGGGTTTGGTGTAGGTTTTACGAAATTGCGAATATTGCTTCAAATTTAGTACAGCCAGAAGGGTATCTTGATTATCCACACATTGCACCAAATGTGATTGAAAAGAATAACGGTATTCTTTTACCTTTTAAAACTATTAGAGAAGATAAGGTTATAAGTTACAAACACTTATTTAAGCCTGGTCATATTTTGTATTCCAAAATACGTCCAAATTTGAATAAGCTAGTTAAAGTTGATTTTGAAGGTCTTTGCTCTGCGGATATGTATCCTATTGATAGTTATATTTTTCAAGACTATTTATTCTTATTTATGCTTTCAAAAGAATTTTTAAGACAGTCTGTAAAAAATGACACAAGAGTTGCAATGCCAAAAATAAATCAAACAGAACTCAATAAGGTTATTATTTCTATTCCTCCACTAGAAGAACAAAAAGCCATTGTTCAAAAAGTAAATGCTTTAATGGGTTTATGTGATGCTTTAGAGCAAGAGATACAACAAAGCCAAGCACATAGTGAGCAGTTAATGCAGAGTTGTTTGAGAGAGGTTTTTGAGGGGGAACGTAAAATGGAAGAGGTATGA
- the rnhA gene encoding ribonuclease HI: METKVIPHIELFTDGGAEPNPGKGGFGVILSHKGRQKEFFEGYELTTNNRMELMAVIVGLEKIKTKAKVTVYSDSKYVVDGIEKGWAENWERNNWIKKKGNLVLNKDLWERLLNVIDEHDVTFNWVKGHAGHIENERCDVLATKGINSENKITDEGYLEYLEHIDWYQEQKIEKEGDTCRKCNTAVIKKSPKKRKIKPGQNYYYEYYLFCPNCKVMYMVEDAKREVSDDNTLF; this comes from the coding sequence TTGGAAACTAAAGTTATACCACATATAGAATTATTCACCGATGGCGGTGCAGAACCCAACCCCGGTAAAGGTGGTTTTGGGGTAATTCTTAGCCATAAGGGTAGGCAAAAAGAATTCTTTGAAGGGTATGAACTTACCACCAATAACCGCATGGAACTAATGGCGGTGATTGTTGGTCTAGAAAAAATAAAAACCAAAGCAAAAGTTACGGTGTATTCAGATTCTAAATATGTGGTAGATGGTATTGAAAAAGGCTGGGCAGAAAATTGGGAACGCAACAATTGGATAAAGAAGAAGGGTAACTTAGTACTCAATAAAGATTTATGGGAAAGGTTGTTGAATGTAATAGATGAGCATGATGTAACGTTTAACTGGGTTAAAGGGCATGCCGGTCATATAGAGAATGAACGTTGTGATGTTTTAGCTACCAAAGGTATTAATTCTGAAAATAAAATTACCGATGAAGGCTATTTGGAATACTTGGAGCATATAGATTGGTACCAAGAACAGAAAATAGAAAAAGAGGGAGATACATGTAGAAAATGTAATACTGCAGTTATAAAAAAGAGCCCAAAGAAGAGAAAGATAAAGCCAGGGCAAAATTATTATTATGAGTATTATCTCTTCTGCCCAAATTGTAAAGTCATGTATATGGTAGAAGATGCTAAAAGAGAAGTGTCAGATGACAATACGTTGTTTTAA
- a CDS encoding HNH endonuclease signature motif containing protein — protein sequence MISINQNIISNILDAKSTEVDTLIAGAKQSVVDFRNTPDKSGGRNIRIPITLKQAEIEYLDKLISEFESIVKADPKKLKVLKSEFDAVITGENLAKHNKEFKNELLVRMGYSKLRNDYYSGYFESTGLKACVYCNSQLAVTVRSFKGSKSAKFQVDHFLPKSEYPCFSISFFNLLPVCGPCNGTKQTSLIDFNVYSNDPLDLKDSPFKFRLDKKSIVSYRINGVKEKLVVKFDDPLKKAINENFDIEGIYSTQKDIAEELILKSIIYNEKYLKSLRYSFGKLYPDKIPMAERLLVGNYTRVKDIHKRPMSKFTQDIARQLKLIK from the coding sequence ATGATTTCAATTAATCAAAATATTATTTCTAATATTTTAGATGCAAAATCTACCGAGGTTGATACATTAATTGCAGGAGCTAAACAATCTGTTGTCGATTTCAGAAATACTCCTGATAAAAGCGGTGGTAGAAATATTAGAATCCCAATTACTTTAAAACAAGCTGAAATTGAATACTTAGATAAATTAATTAGTGAGTTTGAGAGTATCGTAAAAGCTGACCCTAAAAAACTAAAAGTATTAAAAAGTGAATTTGATGCTGTTATTACGGGCGAAAATCTTGCAAAACATAATAAGGAATTTAAAAATGAATTGCTCGTTAGAATGGGATATTCTAAATTAAGAAATGACTACTACTCAGGCTACTTTGAGAGTACGGGTTTAAAAGCTTGTGTCTATTGTAATTCGCAATTGGCGGTTACAGTGCGTTCTTTCAAAGGCAGTAAATCTGCTAAATTTCAAGTTGATCATTTTTTGCCTAAATCAGAATATCCTTGTTTTAGCATTTCATTTTTTAATCTACTACCAGTTTGCGGGCCATGTAACGGCACCAAACAGACTAGCTTAATTGATTTTAATGTATATTCAAATGACCCACTAGATTTAAAGGATTCTCCATTCAAATTCCGACTAGATAAAAAATCAATTGTTTCTTATAGAATTAATGGGGTTAAGGAGAAACTTGTAGTTAAGTTTGACGATCCTTTAAAGAAAGCTATTAATGAAAATTTTGATATTGAAGGGATTTATTCAACTCAAAAAGACATAGCTGAAGAGCTTATTCTTAAATCAATCATATATAATGAGAAATATTTGAAATCTTTAAGATATTCTTTTGGAAAACTATATCCTGATAAAATTCCAATGGCAGAGAGACTTTTGGTAGGTAATTATACAAGAGTTAAAGACATACATAAAAGGCCTATGTCAAAATTCACACAAGATATTGCAAGGCAATTAAAACTAATTAAGTAA